The window ATCCGTCCCCAAAATATAGTCAGTTAAAAGAGCATCTCAAAGAATTGATTCGCGACGGCGAACTTTCGCCCGGCGAAAAACTGCCTTCCGAAAATGATCTGGCCCGGCGTTTCAAACTGAGCCGTCATACGGTTCGGCAAGCTTTAGGGGAACTCGAAAACGAAGGTTTTATCTACCGCGAACAAGGCCGCGGAACGTTTTGCCGGCAAAATCCGAAAACCGTCCGCCCTAACATCGCGGTACTGACCACCTATATTTCGGACTATATCTTTCCTGCGATTATCAAAGGGATCGAAGAAGTATTCAGTTCCGAGGGATATAATCTGATCCTGGCCAGTACCAACAATGATCCGGTGAAAGAGGCCCAATGTCTGGAAAACCTGATCAGCCAGGACATTGTCGCTCTGATTGTAGAGCCGACCCAAAGCGCGCAGCCCAGTTCCAATCTTGATTATTTCCACAAGCTTGAAACCAGAGGCATCCCTTATGTAATGATTCATGCCTGCTATCCCGAGTTGGACCCGGCCTACCTTGTCATGGACGATGAACGCGGCGGCTATCTGGCCACTCAGTATCTTTTGCAGCTTGGCCATCGGCGAATCGCCGGAATTTTCAAAAGCGACGATATGCAAGGAGTTCAACGCCGCCAA is drawn from Hydrogenispora ethanolica and contains these coding sequences:
- a CDS encoding GntR family transcriptional regulator — encoded protein: MTLRDATLILSIDCSSAAFTQIYELVKRMLDPSNPSPKYSQLKEHLKELIRDGELSPGEKLPSENDLARRFKLSRHTVRQALGELENEGFIYREQGRGTFCRQNPKTVRPNIAVLTTYISDYIFPAIIKGIEEVFSSEGYNLILASTNNDPVKEAQCLENLISQDIVALIVEPTQSAQPSSNLDYFHKLETRGIPYVMIHACYPELDPAYLVMDDERGGYLATQYLLQLGHRRIAGIFKSDDMQGVQRRQGFLAALAEYQLLPNPNWIGSYKTGQIHSYPFEFSRSLLTQDPRPTAIVCYNDQIALEVLEAIRHAGLKVPQDISLIGYDDSLLASASEVKLTTFKHPKAEMGRQAARFVIDMLNGRIAKPSLTYPPELIIRSSCRTL